Below is a window of Pocillopora verrucosa isolate sample1 chromosome 6, ASM3666991v2, whole genome shotgun sequence DNA.
ATGGATCCGCGAGTACGCTGACCTTCCTGATCGGAGGGCCACTGTCGGTGAGGATGGAACCTTGACAATCATTCAGCTGGAACCAATCGATGCTGGGAAGTATATCTGTACTGCGATCAGCTTGGGAGGAGCCATGAAAATTAACGCTGAAGTGAATCTCGCTGTCATGCAGAGTAAGTGGGACGTTTAACTTCAATTGGAATTCCTAAATTATATGGGAGGTTAccttatgttttattttgagaGCTGTTTGTCTCATCTAAGTAAATCTAGTTTCTCTACTTTTGTTTATGTAGCAAGCTGAATTCGTCACGCATCATGATTCTTACTTATAATTTACTAGAGGACGGACACAAAGATGACGTCACCATgaacaactttttccttttttttatcaaataacacagatagattccatgttgctgtgatAGATCACATGACGTTACATAGATCATGACGTCATCTCTAATATATCACCCACCGGACGCATGTACGGTAACAGGGCATCTATTTGTTAACCCAGATTACTTGCATGTCAAGTGACATTTGCTCAAAGATGTACCTCATAAGCAATTCCATATCCACTCTTATAGCAACAACAAGCAATTCTCATCTGAATTTTAGTAATAGggactaaaaataatttttaggatTTCTTAAATGACTTAGCGCCATACGTTTATTGCAACACCATCTGTTGTCCATTAGCCGAATTCGTTTGATTCTTTTCGATCACTTTTCCAtgatataatttgttttgtctgaGCAATTGGCAGTATTTTCAATATTATCTTAATGGTACTGTGCACGTATGTCTTGAGACTTTTTTAATAACGAGCAACAACCTCCTCGTAGCATATGAATCGCTCTGaagaaaggctaacgctcgaaacgtcagttattaaactctttgcggtggtcAATTTACTTATCAACACAGTTTATAATTTTTGGCTTAGTTTAAGGAAACCCTTTAAAAactacttatttatttttagaggGTTTGAAGGAAGGTATTTGCCCCATTCCTATCCCGGTCGAAGATTGCGGAAATGAGACTGATGACGAGTGTAGTTTGGATTCAGATTGTTTTGGTGAAATGAAATGCTGTTCGGATTCTTGTCAGAAGCTGTGTGTTCAGCCTCCACAAAGTAAGTGGTCTCCTAtgtgttttctttgttgccaCCTTTTATAACTTGGAGACTTTGGAAGTGTAAACAAAGAGATGCAAAAAAGGCTGAGTGAAACAATGCCCCTGCGCCCCCTCCCCCCGAGAAAAAGTCGGAAAGTTTGCTACTCAAGCATAGCGATGACAATGGAATTGAACTCCTTCAAAGTGGAAGACCTTAACTCTTTCTGCAATTAACAGACCTCGCTCGTAAGTGCGTCGTCGTTATGTCACGATAACTCCGTACCATTTAGTGGACGGTGTGGTTCACAGAGGTGTCGCTCCATTGCATGTTCTTCGCCTTCCAGTTCGCCCCCATCAAGAAGAATTCGTTCCCTtatcaaaaataacaaactcgCCCACATCTTTATCACTTGCCTGATGGTCATGATGTACTGACCTTTCTGCGCTCACTCCGTTCGTTGTGACCTCGAGCTAAATATTTTCGTTTGGCCCTCCCTCTCAGCACTAAGCACATAATTAAATTCTTCTTTTGTGTAGCGAGAGGATGTGATGATATCCTTTATGCTGGCTACAGCACTAGTGGTGTTTATACAATCAACCCTGACAGAAAAACAGAGTTTGAGGTGTATTGCGACCTAGAGACGGACAGTGGAGGATGGATTGTGTTCCAAAGGCGACAGGATGCATCTGTCAGCTTCCACCGTACATGGAACGACTATAGAACGGGTTTCGGAGACCTTGGGAAGAATTTCTGGCtaggaaataacaaaattcatCGGATCACCGCAGCAAATGAGATGTCGCTGCGAATCGAGCTGGAGGATTGGagtggaaaaaaagttttcgcTCATTACGACGTGTTCAAGGTAGACAACGAAAAGAACAACTACAAGATCACCGTCATTGGTTACAATGGTACATCCGGGGATTCCTTGAGTTACCATAACAACATGATGTTCAGCACCAGAGACAGGGATAACGACATGTGGAAGACGGGAAGCTGCTCAAATGATCTGACTGGGGGATGGTGGTTTAACGATTGCCACAACTCAAATTTGAACGGGCAGTTCATGGGAAACACAAAAGCTTACAGTGGTATTGGCTGGGTTCGATTTAAACATAACCTCTCCTTAAAGTTTGTGGAAATGAAGATGAGAGCTCAGTCctacctgaaagaaaaagaggatgAAAGGCAGGCAGGAAtgagtccaatttttttttgtataaattcGTGAAACAATTTTGAGTGCATTTATAAGGTATTTCTTACAAAAAATAGAACGCGTAACTGTTTCGTCCACAAACATAAGAGCTAAACCGTTATGCCTCGCACTAAATAACTGACATTATTATATCTCGCGGTTCGTACGTGGGCTATAATTAGTCAATTAAGTGGGCTGTATATCAATGTACGGCCCGCTAAACTCAACGGTTTGTGGTCAAAACCACCTTGAATAATATAATGaactgaaacaaatgaaaaaacttcgCTGCTTCCTTCATTTGAATAATCAAACGCTGTGTCTCATCCATAGACTTTAAAGTTAGAATTAATTAGTGGTTCTTGATAAACAGTAAACATGGAAGTACTagtaaaaagcttttatttgatTACTCATAATATAAGATGTTATCCAGGCCAGAACCACCTTGTACAGCATAATAAACTGTAATTCAATAAAGTACTACGTTTTAGCTTTCATGTAAATGGTCAAACACTAGATTGTCATCCACACCAAGGTATTTTAAAAAAGGCTCAGCACATTGTTTATGTTGACGGCcgttgtaaattaaaaatgaggtCTGAATGGGTCTTATCCATGGGCGTAAAAGTAGAAATCCCCTCTTACCGCGTTGCAAACAGTACCATTTGCATTCATATGATTGCACACATGTATGTATGGTTGCATAACAAACAGCACCTCATAACAACAGTCTTCGTCAAGTATAATGGTACAAGATTAAGATGGAGTATTCTGACTTATCCACACAATTTTTAGGCTTCTACTTTTTCAATACAACCTGAATTCAACACTCTCTATTTGCGATAGTGGACAAAATTCAACCAGCAGCTaacttaaagagaaaaatttaggaAAACCATTTTGTTTAGTTATTAGTAAAACGGCGACTAGCTTTAATTTTCTTCCGATTAGCTGACAGATGAAGCGAAACTCTTGACCAATCCCTTTACGATGTAAACCGAAACTACATGTATTACAATCCCTGACACCGTTCATTTGCAGACTTCTTTTCACTtctggacgaaataaatttatagtcctgtcaTTTGCCGATTGGctgtttttctgttctttctttactttctgaCTCTAACAGGCTAAATATGCAAACACAATATCGCATTTTCACTTctaatttacatgtattaatgttacaaaaataccagccctcatttttaatttacaacgGCCGTCAACATAAACAATAGCCAAACGTCCCATATTCTTTTCGTTTAAGCGCATGATGCAGAGTTATTCTTTGGTAAAATGTCTTATCTGTATTTCTTTGGGttgaaatatctaaaaattttcagaTTGACAGATACAGAGCCACAGTAGTATTAACGCTCAGTTCTCATGGCGGAAAACGATTGCGACCTTCTCAACGAGTTTTTCTCTGGAACCTCTGCGAGTGTTGAAGTTTTTCGTCCGGCACTTGTCGCTAATTGTGTCTTCAACGGCTTTTTGTGTTAtacaaccatcattttgaatATCGTAaccatccatgcgataaggaaaaccgcgttgttgccaaaatctttgagaacattattactgagCCTGGCTGCCTCTGATGTTGGCGTTGGTTTGTTGGTCCAGCCGCTCTACATTTCTGTTGTAGTCAGCGGTTTGAAACgaaaacgtatcgactgcatttccTACAAGGGGTTGTACGtcgttatcaatttcttttgtatatcctcgctcttgaatgttgtaaccataagtgtggacaggttcttagctgttcatcttcatctcagatatcaagagcttgtgactcacaagcgcgtcATTGCTGCGGTgatatcaatatggctgttaagcgcaattatttcttctattGTCATTTGGAATCCACTGTTCATTATCTCACGAGTCGCAGGGTTTGTGAACATGACTGTTTGCCTCATTCTGGTGgtaattgtctactggaggatttatatagtcttaaagcgacacaagAACCATATTCAAagccttcaaatccaagaagcacaacagggagttcaaaatggtGACTTattaaactttttgaagcttcgaaagtcagctcttggaacattttatgtatttattgtgTTCTTGATTTGTTACTTGCCTAGCTAtattcgtctttttttttccctagcTCCTCCTTTAAGTCCAATTTCTTTAAACGAAGCTTGGCCCCATACAATGACTTTggttttcctcaactcgtctttgaaccctgttatatactgctggaagatgggacccattcgtcgcactctcatGGACATAATGCGAGGCATTGTCAATCGGTTTAGAGAATAGCATTTGTTATAAgtaattgtttttgtaaatataagcttccagaaatctccagactgcttagtcatgGTGATATgcgtaccatagaactttctaaTACATGtcatcaagtcacgcaattattaAGTAATACTATTAAAACAGTTctttttgtaagcttctggaatgttctagaacactttgtgaatgtatataaaaGCTATACCGTGAGATGAACTTTAACGGTTAGGAAAACTACACAATGAGGTAATACAGagacaagaataaaaaattatcagttgCTAGTTTCAAGCACATTTCTAAGAGAAATTTATTAATGACCATGCAGACAGACTTCTTTTAACTTCTGGACGAAATAGATTTATAGTCCTGTCATTTGCCGATTCGttgtcttttttattctttcttttcttactgACACTAACAGGCTAAAGTCTTCCATATGAAAACACAATACCGCATTTTCCACTTCTAATTTACATACAAAAAAGCCagccctcatttttaatttacatctgccgCCAACATGAACAATAGTCAAACTTCCtgtattcttttcatttaagcgcttgatgcagaattattctttgataaatatatgttatttgccggctgggaggtctgTATGGTGAAAAattgtgaccgaggtcttggAAATACTGCTCGAGGCagtaggccgagggcagcattttcaagaccgagtaaacggcgaggaaagtgattgtgagtaaattcaatttttttattttgaagttgtgagagtttgctcgtttgtttgctgcaatggcgtgtgtaaatctggtctttccttcacaaaaactaaattcgaatggcataatccaacgagacacaaggggatttaatgcggccttttctcaaaacattccttcagtttctgttgtgcaattaacggtaaaaatgttcaaattgaacggacttggaaagactcaccgagagcgtatatttgttgtagaacttaaattaaaacttcgctcgctctttcactacgaattaacaaattgcttgagaaaattcaggtattaaatgaatgaaagttccatcgaccagtttaactgtaaccaaatacctcacgttttaactttctaggtactttttgtgaacaattaaaattaattgcagacgagttttaggccgcttgccaaccaacgtaatgacactattgtttatacaaattcattctgaaaccaatatttttctgtcaaccaaagtaatttgagtgagagaaaagagaggattcataagttattcatcggcttgaggtagtgaccgacgtgtttgcttaaaaatactgccttgccggaaaaacgagacatatttatgaaaaatggcaacgaaagttggaATGTACTTGGCGACtaacgaaagcgttaccgtggcccgtgggcagagataggaaaataccgACCGGgtaaggaaccaatcagattgcaagattcgttaccgtgccctctcaaaaaaaaacaacaacaaatcaaaatattacatggcctCTGCTAGACTTTTTCTGAACTTAGTACTGTTTATAAACTAAAGTGGATCCGGGACTTGTGAGGAGGTGATGTGATGTGAAGTGAGGAGGCGAACGCGGTCGTCTAtgggggggagggagggctATCTGTAATAATCCGACACCTGAAAATATTCCCAAGCTACTCTAATGACTGAGAAATATGCCGGTATTATCTCAGTTTAGTAAGTTTGCTAAACATTCTAATTACCTCCTCGATCCGCCACAAACGAATGCGTAATTTATTCGTAATAATTATTTGggtctctctccccacccctcatcAACCATAAAATGCTCGCTCTCTGAAGATGTATTCAGTGTATTCAGTCgaatttaataataaagaagTATATGTCAAGCgctctttaatttaactgactataatgtttcgtacatttattttgatagatgaaaaatatgttaatgacagCTTTCCTTCAATAACTTTCTTCAGGTGTAAAGGccatgtttagttaaaatgtcttgaagcatcaaacaaataatttgttttaagttcTAACCAACGCCGAGTGAAAGCGGTACTCGATgccttttttataaaaattcaaatgccgCAAAGTTGAAGACATCTTACAGACACGTACAGATGGCTTCGATTGTGTTATGTACTCGAGATTGTCATCTACGtatgacttaaaattttccgtTTAAAATCGGAAAATATCAGAGCCATAGTAGTTATAACTCAGCTGTCATGGCGGAAAACTTCTGCGACGTTCTCAACAAGTCTTTCTATGGAACCTCTGCGGAAGATTTTCGTCCGGTACTTGTCGCTAATTGTGTCTTCAACAGCTTTTTGTCTTATACAAACATCTTTTTGAACATTATTACTATCCATGTACTAAAGAAAACcgcgttgttgccaaaacctttgagaacattattgctgagcctggctgcctccgatgttAGCGTTGGTTTGTTGGTCCAACCGCTCCATATTTCTACTTTGGTCAGCCGGTTAAATCAAAAACGTATCAACTGCATTTACTACAAGGGATTGTCTGCAGTCGTCAGTTTCTTTTGTTCATCCTCGCTCTTGaatgttgtaaccataagtgtggacaggttcttagctcttcatcttcatctcagatatcaacagcttgtgactcacaagcgcgtgATTGCAGCGGTGATATCGATATGGCTGTTTAGCGCAATTATTTCCTCTAGTATCTTTTGGGATCCATTCCTTATCAGCTCAGAAGTCATTGGGCTCGTAATTATGACTGTTTGCTTCATTCTGATAAtaattgtctactggaggatttatatagtcttaaagcgacacaaaatCCAGATGGaaggccttcaaatccaagaagcacaACAGggaattcaaaatggcgacttatcaatttttttgaggcTTAGAAAGTCAGCCCttggaacattttttgtatgCATTGTgttcttaatttgttatttgccttgctatattctttcttttttattcctggCTCGCCCTATAAGTCTGATCTCTTTATATGAAGCTCGGCAGTATGTAAcgactttatttttcctcaacTCGACTTTGAAAcctgttatatactgctggaagatgggaccgATTCGTCGAACTCTCATGGACATAATGCGAAGCATCGTCAATCGGTTCAGAGAATAGCATTGGCTGGGTTCGTTTCAGATGCCAATTCAAAAAGCATGGAATAAGAGCTTCGACCATGGTAAAATCAAACTTGATTTGTCAAAAGTACTTAAGGAAAACTGAGGAAGGACGAACCTAAATAACGGTTACAAAAGTTACACTATGGAGTACCACAGACTCAAGCATAAGAAAGTATCAGTTGCTTGTTTCAAGCGTATTTTGTATGAGAAATATGTAAATAACCAGAAAGCTTCCTTGTTACTTGAAATATGATTTAAGGTTGTCATCAATTAATGTATGCATTTGTACTTGTCGATAGGATCGTAaacttttaaccttgaaaagtgtatagcttgtgaattaaatacaaaaccgaTTTTTAGATCGCTTTATAGTGTAAAAAGGGCCACGAGCtcatcagtgtttttactaCAGTTCAATGTAACCCTCTTCGAATAAAGCCGCTACTTACTTGCGATCACACATAGACTTCAAGAATTTAGTTGGGCAGTTTCTGATTTCAAGAATAATACTACTTCGACTAGACTTGATGGTAGTCCATTCGACTAAAAGTCTCAACCTTGTCAATAGTAACCCGGCCACTTATTAACTTAGCCAAAGACAGAAGGTTATACATTTTATGCCAATTACACAAGGCACAAGGAGCTCTACGCCTTTCATTCAGACGGTTAGTCCGTTTGGAGAAATTTAAACATAAATTATTTCACGCATAAATTAGATCATCACACTAgggaattaattagctacttatctaatttttgtataaggaggtatgttgttcgttgaataaagttctgtttgacgagcgcttaggcgcgatactcagagttacagggaatcgatgcgtcctcttctttaacttatgtatataaATATGCATGTATATACAGGTAGTTTAGTGTTAGTaactaagttgaaaatgtaaattggtcaccgtgaagagtttaaaggctcacatttcgagcgttagcccttcgtcagagcgatttgaggagttgtgggttgtgtgtgggtttatatgcagacaATGGAgtacgctattggtgggaatatggtgacgagaaaacaagaataaattaggtgaatgaaaagcgctcgttgataccgtggggattaagagtgccgatttggaagataagtTTTTGCTCTGGTGTTTTGCTGCTTTCTGAAGTGCCCAAATTTAGTGAAAGGCCAGAAACTGCCATATAGAGTAaatagggagattaaagtgtttagcgactggtttggatgcgtccatGTCATTTCTTTCGATGTCgtgaaggtgttctcggaa
It encodes the following:
- the LOC131769263 gene encoding techylectin-5B, whose protein sequence is MCIATGFPSPIITWSRLFQSLPERRIQSMDGNLTIVNTTADDSGMYTCEAANAIGSARVMIQLMVLTLPRFIVKPPTEVVGNTGDVLTINCKAEGDQTLSVTWIREYADLPDRRATVGEDGTLTIIQLEPIDAGKYICTAISLGGAMKINAEVNLAVMQKGLKEGICPIPIPVEDCGNETDDECSLDSDCFGEMKCCSDSCQKLCVQPPQTRGCDDILYAGYSTSGVYTINPDRKTEFEVYCDLETDSGGWIVFQRRQDASVSFHRTWNDYRTGFGDLGKNFWLGNNKIHRITAANEMSLRIELEDWSGKKVFAHYDVFKVDNEKNNYKITVIGYNGTSGDSLSYHNNMMFSTRDRDNDMWKTGSCSNDLTGGWWFNDCHNSNLNGQFMGNTKAYSGIGWVRFKHNLSLKFVEMKMRAQSYLKEKEDERQAGMSPIFFCINS